In Archangium violaceum, the following are encoded in one genomic region:
- a CDS encoding SH3 domain-containing protein → MTGTNIEYRVRAGDTLYRIARRYNVTVEVLSLNNGISDINRIWAGQVLKIPQERQSPSSPPPKLLTHRVLAGETLSKIAQRNNVTVEALTQANGISDPNRIVIGQVLKIPQESQPTAQSPAPSTQASTAKTSSIQASTARTSSTQAPKTVPYNAGKAVKSFGRVRNDEGVNLHEKPKPDGAIHKKLPFNTRVYVSHELPGDWYFVTLDDGSFGYVYSKYVSINPPDPEAVLHKIKPNEGALEIVTQYYKVKPNEGFLGIVKQLHTGSTISWGQDWGQDERYYVNVLVEANRRKGLSGIYKPYASADWNKTQTREKYLIWIPSLEFAKSMRGKVGSGSISHDVWQAAKLTAEILGDYILGHAAFSAGLIHGILESIWDLLTGLVDLVELVWKILKSLITGEFLSDLKKLWDLVEKMDFKALVEVGLEAFRSRWYDKNFLKKWHFRGWVVGYAIAEIVMAIITGSAALVKWAGKAGKFSKLIAKFPKVLELAKNVTTVSKSIPDVAKKKLVKAVSEASERLPGKRLTPDSSPKTPTAQEVADRAKALEKSKTAAENAEAQYQAALKQFRTTLRASLSTLNSGVNPDLLRQMVALGYAAAKRGIKHFDVFWQEMKTAVEFKDLEKLSPEQLDELALAFRKGVNEAVDEANAGKKVSRDKLPEEPRKDPPKFRKPLNYKELSEQIRSVYTAANVDEIAAAGVRLGLSDKQIIDFLEMGSIAKPSKKPPKLPLTPEQVQEQMENWVKIIQSRGYPYHFDSLKKFQQFQSRLKQLLTKYGIPDGRMVIQGSSLRTPDAKDIDVAIFVSDEAFLKFATRCADGIAGRAQNPHAARKILKDLEKRTKDGFVPKYYFDRVTPEMTFSDEVTSLIEDVFKVKVDLSVMKSSSKLDLYPSLDL, encoded by the coding sequence ATGACCGGCACCAACATCGAATATCGGGTCAGGGCAGGCGACACTCTGTACAGGATCGCCCGGCGTTACAACGTCACGGTGGAAGTGCTCTCCCTGAACAACGGCATCAGCGATATCAATCGCATCTGGGCTGGTCAGGTGCTGAAGATTCCGCAGGAGCGCCAGTCTCCATCGAGCCCTCCTCCAAAGCTACTGACCCACCGAGTCCTCGCAGGCGAGACCCTATCCAAAATCGCCCAACGCAACAACGTTACGGTGGAAGCGCTGACCCAGGCGAATGGCATCAGCGATCCCAACCGTATCGTGATTGGTCAGGTGTTGAAGATTCCGCAGGAGAGTCAGCCCACTGCTCAGTCCCCCGCCCCGAGCACCCAGGCCTCCACCGCCAAGACTTCCAGCATCCAAGCCTCCACCGCCAGGACTTCCAGCACCCAGGCGCCGAAGACGGTCCCGTACAACGCAGGCAAGGCAGTCAAGAGTTTTGGCCGGGTACGTAATGACGAAGGAGTGAATCTTCACGAAAAACCCAAGCCTGATGGGGCCATTCACAAGAAGCTCCCGTTCAACACACGGGTTTATGTTAGCCATGAACTCCCCGGCGACTGGTACTTCGTAACGCTCGATGATGGGAGCTTTGGCTACGTTTATTCGAAGTACGTGAGCATCAATCCCCCAGACCCCGAGGCGGTCCTCCACAAGATCAAGCCCAACGAGGGCGCTCTGGAGATTGTGACGCAGTACTACAAGGTCAAGCCCAACGAAGGCTTCCTGGGGATCGTGAAGCAGCTTCACACGGGGAGCACTATCTCCTGGGGACAGGATTGGGGGCAGGACGAGCGGTACTATGTCAATGTCCTCGTCGAAGCCAACCGCAGAAAAGGACTCAGCGGTATCTACAAACCGTATGCGAGCGCGGATTGGAACAAGACGCAGACTCGTGAGAAATATCTCATCTGGATTCCCAGCCTCGAATTCGCCAAGAGCATGCGGGGCAAGGTGGGTTCGGGCTCTATCAGCCATGACGTCTGGCAGGCAGCCAAGCTCACCGCCGAGATCCTCGGGGATTACATCCTGGGACATGCGGCATTCTCAGCGGGCCTGATCCACGGCATACTCGAATCGATATGGGATCTCCTGACCGGACTCGTCGACCTGGTGGAACTGGTCTGGAAAATCTTGAAGAGCCTCATCACCGGCGAGTTCCTCTCAGACCTGAAGAAACTGTGGGATCTTGTAGAGAAGATGGACTTCAAGGCTTTGGTCGAGGTGGGACTCGAAGCCTTCCGTTCTCGCTGGTACGACAAGAACTTCCTCAAGAAATGGCACTTCCGTGGCTGGGTGGTTGGCTATGCAATCGCCGAGATCGTCATGGCGATCATTACGGGGTCCGCTGCCCTCGTGAAGTGGGCGGGCAAGGCTGGGAAGTTCAGCAAACTCATCGCAAAGTTTCCGAAGGTTCTCGAACTTGCGAAAAATGTGACGACTGTCTCGAAGAGCATTCCGGACGTTGCGAAGAAGAAGCTCGTGAAGGCAGTATCCGAGGCGTCTGAAAGACTCCCTGGAAAGAGGCTTACGCCCGATAGTTCTCCCAAGACACCAACGGCTCAAGAGGTCGCCGATCGAGCAAAAGCACTGGAGAAGAGCAAGACTGCAGCTGAGAATGCTGAAGCCCAGTACCAGGCTGCTTTAAAGCAGTTCCGCACGACCCTCCGGGCTAGCCTCAGCACGTTGAACTCGGGCGTGAATCCAGACCTTCTCCGCCAGATGGTCGCGCTGGGCTACGCCGCCGCCAAGAGAGGCATCAAACATTTCGACGTCTTCTGGCAGGAAATGAAGACAGCGGTCGAGTTCAAAGATCTCGAAAAGTTGAGTCCGGAGCAACTGGACGAACTGGCGTTGGCGTTCAGGAAGGGCGTCAATGAGGCCGTCGACGAGGCCAATGCCGGGAAAAAGGTCTCCCGAGACAAACTCCCAGAGGAGCCCAGGAAGGATCCCCCCAAGTTCCGGAAGCCGCTGAACTACAAGGAACTCTCCGAGCAGATACGGAGCGTCTATACGGCGGCGAACGTCGATGAGATCGCCGCCGCTGGCGTGAGATTGGGGTTGAGCGACAAGCAAATCATTGACTTCCTGGAGATGGGGTCCATCGCCAAGCCTAGCAAGAAGCCACCCAAACTACCGCTGACACCCGAACAAGTCCAAGAGCAGATGGAGAACTGGGTGAAGATCATCCAGTCCCGAGGCTATCCCTATCACTTCGACAGCTTGAAGAAGTTCCAGCAGTTCCAGTCCAGACTCAAACAGCTGCTTACGAAATACGGCATTCCGGATGGGCGGATGGTGATCCAAGGCTCCTCGCTCAGAACTCCTGATGCCAAGGACATCGATGTCGCCATCTTCGTTTCGGATGAGGCGTTCTTGAAGTTCGCTACCCGATGCGCCGATGGAATCGCCGGCAGAGCCCAGAACCCGCACGCCGCGCGCAAGATCCTGAAGGATCTCGAAAAGAGAACAAAAGATGGCTTCGTCCCGAAATATTATTTCGACCGGGTCACTCCAGAGATGACCTTCAGTGACGAGGTTACGAGCCTCATTGAGGATGTATTCAAGGTCAAGGTGGATCTCTCTGTCATGAAGTCCTCGAGCAAGCTAGACCTTTATCCTTCTCTTGATCTGTGA